The stretch of DNA CAAGTGTCATCCCATTGGGTACGAAAGTACATGTAGAAGGATATGGTGAAGCTATTGCCGGAGACACAGGCGGCAATATTGTTGGTAATCGTATTGATGTGCATGTACCATCAAGATCTGATGCATATGCATGGGGTGTACGCACCGTAAAAGTGACAATTTTAGATTAGCATAATTTTATATGACAAAGGATAAAATGCTCTTATCATGCTATGATGGTAAGAGCATTATTTTTTTATGTTCGGAGGAACTAAGGTGAGAATTAAGGAAATGATTGTTGTAGAAGGCAGAGATGATACAGCTCGAATCCAGTTAGCAGTCGATGCCGATACAATAGAAACAAATGGATCAGCGATAAATAAACAAACATTGGAAAAAATACGCCATGCTAAAGAAAAGCGTGGGGTAATTATATTTACGGATCCGGATTACCCTGGTGAACGAATTCGAAATATAATTAATGAACATATCCCAGGGTGTAAGCACGCTTTTTTACCAAAAGAAGAAGCCAAAAATAATAAATCTGATCGTGCGAGTTTAGGAATTGAACATGCAAGTGTAGCTGCAATCCAAAAAGCATTGGAACATGTGTATGAATTAGCAGAAATGAAAACAAGTGATATATTAAAGGCGGATCTTATTGAATATGGATTAATTGGTGGAAAGAAGGCCAGTGAACGCCGAGAATGGTTAGGAAAACGATTGAAAATAGGACATACAAATGGCAAGCAATTATTAAAACGACTTACACAGTTCCAAATTAGCAAAAAACAGTTAGATGAAGCTATGGAATTAATGGATCAGGAGGTTCAACATGACGACGAACAAATACATCGCAACTCCTTCTAGAACGAAGGATATTTTAGGTAAATATCATTTCACATTTAAAAAAAGTTTAGGACAAAACTTTTTAGTGGATGTTTCGGTATTACAAAATATCATTCGCCATGCAGGAATTACAAAAGATACTGCTGCAATTGAAATTGGTCCGGGTATTGGAGCACTGACAGAGCAATTAGCAATACATGCGGATCAAGTGGTTGCATTTGAAATTGATCAACGATTATTACCAATTTTACAAGACACATTGGGTGAATATTCGAATGTATCTGTGATTCATCAAGATATTTTAAAGGCGGATGTGACAAAGGTTATTGACGAACATTTTAAGGAAGGTCAAGAAGTTCATGTTGTTGCAAATTTACCATATTACATTACGACCCCTATTTTAATGAAATTGATTCGTGATCGGTTACCAGTAACAAGTTTAACGGTTATGATTCAAAAAGAAGTAGCAGATCGTATGTCTGGCGAACCGAATTCAAAAAGCTATGGTTCCTTAAGTCTTGCGGTCCAATATTACAGTGAAGCAAAAGTAGTAATGAACGTACCGAAGCAAGTGTTTATGCCGCAACCGAATGTTGATTCAAGTATATTGCAACTAACAATGCGAAAACAGCCTCCTGTGGAAGTTACGGATGAAGATTTCTTCTTTGAAATTATTCAAGCAAGCTTTGCGCAACGCCGTAAAACACTAAAGAATAATCTCACTCGCTTTTTTAAAGGGGTTCATGACAAGGAAAAGATTGACCATATATTACAAGAAGCAGGTGTGGAAGGGATTCGAAGAGGAGAGTCTCTAACTATGGAGGAATTCGCGCAAGTAGCAAATACTTTTTACCAATACCAATCTAAATAATACTACAATGACTCGAGTGTTAAGGCACAATAGCCTGCTTTTTCTCATATGGTATAGGAGACATATCGTGTGAGGTGTACAGATGGTTATTGCAAACGGAGAGCTTGTAACACGAAAGTCATATGATCATGATTTATTATTTCGTGTAATAGAGATTAAAAAAGATATTGCTGTTTTACATGGGGAGGATATGCGATTAGCTGCAGATGCCCCCCTGAATGATTTATCAAAAGTTGATCAGCGAGAGAAAAAAAGAAGAAAAGAACAGGAGAAAGAAAAGCAAGAAACATCGTATAGATTATTTAGGCAAGACTATCAGTTAATGAAGGAAAAGCGGAATTACGAGGCAACCGAAGGATATTCGAATGCAGCAAGTTACTTTCAACTACCTGCGAAAGTATTGCATATGGATGGGGACGCAAACTATTTACGAAAATGTATACAATTGTATCAACGAATCGGATTACAAGTCCATGGGGTGCATTTAACAGAAGTTCAAATGCCAGAAGAAATTAATGATCTATTAGAACGTATTCAACCAGATATACTGGTTATTACAGGTCATGATGCATATTCGAAAAACAAGGGATTAAAGAATGATTTGCGTGCATATCGGCATTCAAAGTATTTCGTGGAAACAGTAAGAGAAGCAAGAAGAGTGGTTCCTAATCTTGATCAGTTAATTATATTTGCGGGTGCGTGTCAGTCACATTTTGAATCCATTATTCGCGCAGGGGCCAATTTTGCTAGCTCCCCTTCAAGAGTAAATATTCATGCCCTAGATCCTGTTTATATCGTTGCTAAAATAGCATATACACCTTTTATGGAGAGTGTTTCGGTTTGGGAAGCACTTAGAAATACATTAACCGGAGAAAGAGGGTTAGGTGGTATCGAAACGAAAGGGTTATTGCGAACAGGTATGCCTTTTGTAGAGGATAGTAATGAAGAGGAAATGTAAGGAGTCTTCCAATAAAGCGAGGGCTCTTTTTTTATTGTCTAGCGAATTATAAAATTTTGGGGCTGTGGAAAAACAACTAAGTTATTTAGCCACGTCCAGCGCAAGCGCCCATCACCTATTGTCCTTCCGGAAACCTCCTTATAATAAAGAAGACTGCCGAATGTCCTTTGTGAGGCATAGTCGCACTTATACCCTTGCGGTGAAAGTCAACATCGATTCGCATACGCTTATCGTGTTTCCTTTATCTCAAAGAAGCAAAGAAGTTCGACCAGTCGAACCACCCCTTGAAAACCAGGGGCGCAGGACATACGGTGATAAACGGGCGCTTGCGCTTTTGTTCTTAGGTAATAAAGTTTTCACGCAAAAAGCTAAATCCGAATGATTGGCTTTTAAAAGCCTGCTAATTATAACGGAGTATCAGTATGCTTTTTTTAATAAATTATACATATTTAATGAATATCTACACATATTAACAGAAATAGACAAAAATTATTGTTGACAGCAAAATCAATATGCTGATATAATATTAAGTTTTGTTTGACTTTTGGACAGGGGTATGTTAAAATTATCCTATGTGAGGTGGAGTGTAGTGGCAAAGACATTAATAGAAATTAAGCAAGGTCTTGAGTGTCAGGTAGGTCAACGATTAACACTCAAAGCAAATGGTGGACGGAGAAAGACGATTGAGCGGTGTGGAATATTGGCAGAAACATACCCATCCGTTTTTATCGTAGAGCTTGATCAAGACGAAAATGCATTCGAACGTGTTTCCTATAGCTATGCAGACATACTAACAGAGACGGTAGAGTTGAATTTTTTAAAAGAAGTTCAACAATAATTTAGAAACAGTAGACAAGTCTTCGTCTACTGTTTTTTTAGTTAGATAAGAAAGCTTTAGAAAATGAATAGTATCCGTACACGCATGTATCAGCGCACGTTAAGGATAAGTAAAAACGAGAAACAGAGTAAATGTTTACTTTATACATTTTAATTGCTGCCTCGGATGGATAATTATAACTTGTCTATCTTATATAAAGTTACATAAACTATGGATGCCGGATAGTAAAAGCTTATTAGAGGGGGAACTTTTTCATGGGAAGACGTGGAATTATGTCAACGCAAATGAAAGAGGAAATAGCTAAGGAGTTAGGGTTTTACGATACGGTAAAGCAAGAAGGTTGGGGAGGCATTAAATCAAGGGATGCCGGGAATATGGTGAAGCGAGCAATAGAAATCGCTGAACAGCAAATGAGAGGCAAATCCTAAATTTAGGGATTTGTCTCTTTTTGTATCGATTCGTATTAAATTAAGGTTTACGGAAGGTTTGTTTTTATAATTTCATTTTTTATATTTATTCGCCTCTATATCTTGAATATGATACAATAATCTATATTTTTAAGCCCGTGTATAAAGAAAGAAAGGTAGGTGATCTGGTGATTGTCATGGAGAAAGCACCTGCAAAGATTAATCTGTCTTTAGATGTTTTGCATAAGCGAGATGATGGTTATCATGATGTTGAAATGGTGATGACAACCATTGATTTATCTGACCGAATCGAATTACAACAACTTCCTAAAGATGAGATACAAATTGCATTGGAAAGCAGATATGTTCCCAGTGATGAACGGAATTTAGCTTACCAAGCAGCAAAATTATTTAAGAAGACATATCAAATTCCAAATGGAGTTCGTATCCAAATAGAGAAAAACATCCCTGTATCTGCAGGTCTTGCTGGGGGTAGTACAGATGCTGCAGCTGTTTTACGAGGATTAAATCGCTTATTTCATGTAAATGCGCCTCTGAAAGATTTAGCAAAATTAGGTTCTAATCTAGGTGCAGATGTTGCTTTTTGTGTATATGGAAAGACAGCCATTGCAAAGGGCTTCGGAGATCAAATTGAAATGCTTCCCTCACCACCAAACTGTTGGGTAATTACTGCAAGACCAGATATTGGAGTGTCCACTAGAACGATCTTTGAACGGATTGAACTACAACACCTTCAACACCCGGATACAAAGAAAGTATTAGAGGCACTACAAAAAAGAGATTTTTATCAAATTTGTATAAGTTTAGGAAATGCTTTGGAAGATATAACATTTGCACTTCATCCGGAAGTTAATCGAATTAAGAATGCCATGCTGCAAGCTGGTGCCGACGGAGCAATGATGAGTGGTAGCGGGCCAACAGTATTCGGTCTGGTACAACACTTTAGTAAAGCGCAACGGATTTATAATAGTATGCGCGGTTTTTGTGAGGATGTACAGTTGGTCCGGATTTTAGGATGAGTATTGTTTAAAGTCGTATATTAATGGTATATTATATATAAAACATTCGGGTTTGGAGGTGTCACAAATGAAAAGAAGTAATCGATTGGTAGTTTTAACAGATTATTTCCTGGAAAATCCCAGGCAGCACATAAAATTAACTTATTTTGTAGAGCTTTGTAAAACAACCAAGTCGTCTGTTAGTGAAGATTTAGATATTATTCATGATGTATTTCAGCAACAAGGCAAGGGGTATTTACAGCGAACTACAGGAGCTGGTGGTGGCGTACAGTATATCCCAGAATTTGCTTCCGAGAAAAGCGTAGCATTTATAACGGAATTACAACGTCAACTAGAAGATCCGGTCCGTATTTTACCAGGCGGTTATCTTTATATGAGTGATATATTAGGAGATCCGAAAATGGTTCGTGAAATAGGTAGAGTGTTTGCTTCTCGCTTTTCCAATCTAGAAATAGATGCCATTGTAACAGTAGCAACAAAAGGGATTCCCTTAGCATATGCTGTTGCATCATTTTTACGAGTTCCTGTCGTTATCGCTAGAAGAGATCCAAAGGTTACAGAAGGATCATCCGTTAG from Oceanobacillus iheyensis HTE831 encodes:
- the purR gene encoding pur operon repressor; amino-acid sequence: MKRSNRLVVLTDYFLENPRQHIKLTYFVELCKTTKSSVSEDLDIIHDVFQQQGKGYLQRTTGAGGGVQYIPEFASEKSVAFITELQRQLEDPVRILPGGYLYMSDILGDPKMVREIGRVFASRFSNLEIDAIVTVATKGIPLAYAVASFLRVPVVIARRDPKVTEGSSVSINYVSGSSRKIQTMVLPKRSLKEGSNVCIIDDFMMAGGTIAGIKSLLEEFNATVKAIGVLAEAEDEEERIVNDYTSLIKISHVDLQNNTITILPGNYNK
- the rnmV gene encoding ribonuclease M5, which produces MRIKEMIVVEGRDDTARIQLAVDADTIETNGSAINKQTLEKIRHAKEKRGVIIFTDPDYPGERIRNIINEHIPGCKHAFLPKEEAKNNKSDRASLGIEHASVAAIQKALEHVYELAEMKTSDILKADLIEYGLIGGKKASERREWLGKRLKIGHTNGKQLLKRLTQFQISKKQLDEAMELMDQEVQHDDEQIHRNSF
- the yabG gene encoding sporulation peptidase YabG; amino-acid sequence: MVIANGELVTRKSYDHDLLFRVIEIKKDIAVLHGEDMRLAADAPLNDLSKVDQREKKRRKEQEKEKQETSYRLFRQDYQLMKEKRNYEATEGYSNAASYFQLPAKVLHMDGDANYLRKCIQLYQRIGLQVHGVHLTEVQMPEEINDLLERIQPDILVITGHDAYSKNKGLKNDLRAYRHSKYFVETVREARRVVPNLDQLIIFAGACQSHFESIIRAGANFASSPSRVNIHALDPVYIVAKIAYTPFMESVSVWEALRNTLTGERGLGGIETKGLLRTGMPFVEDSNEEEM
- a CDS encoding small, acid-soluble spore protein, alpha/beta type; its protein translation is MGRRGIMSTQMKEEIAKELGFYDTVKQEGWGGIKSRDAGNMVKRAIEIAEQQMRGKS
- the rsmA gene encoding 16S rRNA (adenine(1518)-N(6)/adenine(1519)-N(6))-dimethyltransferase RsmA; protein product: MTTNKYIATPSRTKDILGKYHFTFKKSLGQNFLVDVSVLQNIIRHAGITKDTAAIEIGPGIGALTEQLAIHADQVVAFEIDQRLLPILQDTLGEYSNVSVIHQDILKADVTKVIDEHFKEGQEVHVVANLPYYITTPILMKLIRDRLPVTSLTVMIQKEVADRMSGEPNSKSYGSLSLAVQYYSEAKVVMNVPKQVFMPQPNVDSSILQLTMRKQPPVEVTDEDFFFEIIQASFAQRRKTLKNNLTRFFKGVHDKEKIDHILQEAGVEGIRRGESLTMEEFAQVANTFYQYQSK
- the ispE gene encoding 4-(cytidine 5'-diphospho)-2-C-methyl-D-erythritol kinase: MEKAPAKINLSLDVLHKRDDGYHDVEMVMTTIDLSDRIELQQLPKDEIQIALESRYVPSDERNLAYQAAKLFKKTYQIPNGVRIQIEKNIPVSAGLAGGSTDAAAVLRGLNRLFHVNAPLKDLAKLGSNLGADVAFCVYGKTAIAKGFGDQIEMLPSPPNCWVITARPDIGVSTRTIFERIELQHLQHPDTKKVLEALQKRDFYQICISLGNALEDITFALHPEVNRIKNAMLQAGADGAMMSGSGPTVFGLVQHFSKAQRIYNSMRGFCEDVQLVRILG
- the veg gene encoding biofilm formation stimulator Veg, encoding MAKTLIEIKQGLECQVGQRLTLKANGGRRKTIERCGILAETYPSVFIVELDQDENAFERVSYSYADILTETVELNFLKEVQQ